Proteins co-encoded in one Mycobacterium mantenii genomic window:
- the pyrR gene encoding bifunctional pyr operon transcriptional regulator/uracil phosphoribosyltransferase PyrR produces MGAAGNTGLGSDSRELMSAADVGRTISRIAHQIIEKTALDGPDAPRVVLLGIPTRGVILAKRLAANIGEYSGVEVGHGALDITLYRDDLMQKPPRPLEATSIPAGGIDDALVILVDDVLYSGRSVRSALDALRDVGRPRVVQLAVLVDRGHRELPLRADYVGKNVPTSRGESVHVLLRETDGDDGVVISR; encoded by the coding sequence ATGGGTGCTGCGGGCAACACCGGCTTGGGCAGCGATTCCCGGGAGTTGATGTCGGCGGCCGATGTGGGCCGCACCATTTCCCGCATTGCACATCAGATCATCGAAAAGACCGCGCTGGACGGTCCGGACGCACCACGGGTGGTGCTGCTGGGCATCCCGACCCGCGGTGTCATCCTGGCCAAGCGGCTGGCCGCCAACATCGGCGAATACAGCGGGGTCGAGGTCGGCCATGGCGCCCTGGACATCACGCTCTACCGCGACGACCTGATGCAGAAGCCGCCGCGGCCGCTGGAGGCCACCTCGATTCCGGCCGGCGGCATCGACGACGCCCTGGTGATCCTGGTCGACGACGTCTTGTACTCCGGCCGGTCGGTGCGTTCCGCGCTGGACGCGCTGCGCGACGTGGGCCGGCCGCGGGTGGTGCAGCTGGCGGTGCTGGTCGACCGCGGCCATCGCGAACTGCCGCTGCGCGCCGACTACGTCGGCAAGAACGTCCCCACCTCACGCGGCGAGAGCGTGCACGTGCTGCTGCGCGAGACCGACGGCGACGACGGGGTGGTGATCTCCCGATGA